A window of the Thalassophryne amazonica chromosome 11, fThaAma1.1, whole genome shotgun sequence genome harbors these coding sequences:
- the n4bp3 gene encoding NEDD4-binding protein 3-A isoform X2: MATSVQTLPLTRGPRKNFRNPFPASLLSSHCRMGSVGSLVERPDVSPTKGSRAVPQVRPKQSNGLLKKGFTQRELLNYLNITRKEPKSSPSSDRKKDVISGFRSVSACEDDNIYTKIYNKNGTEIDLTKNSLPTGGKYEKARFRSSAFKPVTPKNFSSMQNLYPSSKTEDDDLGLSNGLNRTYAHASKAVSTSSSSSSPSRHGGLTSSSSKARSSVRGMSQEEDNLSDSGHNSMSSLPPYRPPFRTHLTHISASMGHINTIGSLDRTSLVSKTVEAGGVSVGEAAMACRSMATLSRLAPYGGEAPPPYEWTLSVSLEDVVRDLEERLLEKEHELKQVFEGKQRLWEKEIEELKRLYAAKLLQVSQHAQHSQRSLHMQLHKAQQEKTQMQEEVENLRREGNQQAGARAKQPSPTLEETQWEVCQKSGEISLLKQQLRDSQAEVTQKLSEIFHLKTQLRETRMELCNKDSQIDALKLVLQGRRHQSCLFQTTQEEGKGAEENTSPGITGGSRGTTEERLRAELLLERRQNEAQAMAFEEERQTWQMEKDKVIRYQKELQANYIEMYHRNEALERELHQLRSEIERGGGGGRTGDIRSGTPERVDEKQEDRPASGLPWIEDRII; the protein is encoded by the exons ATGGCAACTTCAGTCCAGACTCTTCCTCTGACCCGTGGCCCCAGGAAAAATTTCCGTAACCCATTCCCTGCCTCCCTCCTCTCCTCCCACTGCAGGATGGGAAGCGTAGGCAGCCTGGTGGAGAGGCCTGATGTGTCTCCAACTAAAGGTAGCCGTGCAGTCCCTCAAGTGAGGCCCAAACAGTCAAATGGACTCCTGAAAAAGGGCTTCACCCAGAGAGAGCTTCTCAATTACCTCAACATCACCAG GAAGGAGCCCAAATCTAGCCCAAGCAGTGACAGAAAGAAGGACGTGATCTCCGGCTTCAGGTCTGTCAGTGCATGTGAGGacgacaacatatacacaaagatCTACAATAAAAACGGCACTGAAATTGACCTGACAAAGAACTCGCTGCCAACTGGTGGCAAGTATGAAAAG GCACGTTTTAGGTCTTCAGCCTTCAAGCCTGTCACGCCTAAAAACTTCAGCTCCATGCAAAACCTCTATCCATCTTCTAAGACAGAGGATGATGACCTCGGCCTTTCCAATGGGTTGAACAGAACCTATGCACATGCCTCTAAAGCTGTTTccacctcttcctcctcctcctcaccttCCCGTCATGGAGGACTGACATCAAGCAGTAGCAAG GCCCGCTCCTCAGTGCGTGGGATGAGCCAGGAGGAAGACAACCTGTCAGACTCGGGCCATAACTCCATGAGCAGCCTGCCGCCGTACCGACCTCCATTCCGTACACACCTCACTCACATCAG tgcATCTATGGGCCACATCAACACCATTGGCTCCCTGGACCGCACCTCTCTGGTGTCAAAGACCGTCGAGGCAGGGGGCGTGTCTGTCGGTGAGGCAGCAATGGCATGCCGCAGCATGGCGACACTTAGCCGTCTGGCTCCATATGGTGGGGAGGCTCCACCTCCTTATGAATGGACACTCTCAGTGTCTTTGGAGGATGTT gtacgtgatctggaagagCGCCTGCTGGAGAAAGAACATGAGCTGAAACAG GTATTTGAGGGGAAGCAACGTCTGTGGGAGAAGGAGATCGAGGAACTGAAGCGCCTGTATGCGGCAAAGCTGCTTCAAGTTTCCCAGCATGCCCAGCATTCACAGCGGAGCCTGCACATGCAGCTGCACAAGGCCCAGCAGGAGAAGACTCAAATGCAAGAGGAGGTTGAGAACTTGAGAAGAGAAGGTAACCAGCAGGCTGGTGCCAGGGCAAAGCAACCCAGTCCTACACTGGAGGAGACGCAGTGGGAG GTGTGCCAAAAGTCAGGGGAGATCTCCTTGTTGAAGCAACAGTTGAGGGACTCCCAGGCAGAGGTGACCCAGAAACTGAGTGAGATCTTCCATCTGAAGACACAGCTTAGGGAGACCCGCATGGAGCTCTGTAACAAGGACAGCCAGATAGATGCATTAAAGCTGGTCCTGCAAGGTAGAAGACATCAGAGCTGCCTGTTTCAGACAACACAGGAAGAGGGAAAAGGAGCTGAAGAGAATACCTCACCTGGAATAACAG gagggtccaggggcacaaCAGAGGAGCGTCTGCGCGCAGAGCTTCTGCTGGAGCGACGGCAGAACGAGGCCCAGGCCATGGCTTTTGAAGAAGAACGGCAGACATGGCAGATGGAAAAGGACAAGGTCATCCGCTACCAGAAGGAGCTGCAGGCAAACTACATTGAGATGTACCACCGCAATGAAGCACTGGAGAGGGAGCTACACCAACTGAGATCAGAGATAgagcgaggaggaggaggaggaagaactgGAGACATTAGGAGTGGGACACCGGAAAGAGTGGACGAAAAACAAGAGGACAGACCTGCCTCTGGTTTGCCGTGGATAGAGGATCGAATCATCTGA
- the n4bp3 gene encoding NEDD4-binding protein 3-A isoform X1, translating to MATSVQTLPLTRGPRKNFRNPFPASLLSSHCRMGSVGSLVERPDVSPTKGSRAVPQVRPKQSNGLLKKGFTQRELLNYLNITRKEPKSSPSSDRKKDVISGFRSVSACEDDNIYTKIYNKNGTEIDLTKNSLPTGGKYEKARFRSSAFKPVTPKNFSSMQNLYPSSKTEDDDLGLSNGLNRTYAHASKAVSTSSSSSSPSRHGGLTSSSSKARSSVRGMSQEEDNLSDSGHNSMSSLPPYRPPFRTHLTHISASMGHINTIGSLDRTSLVSKTVEAGGVSVGEAAMACRSMATLSRLAPYGGEAPPPYEWTLSVSLEDVVRDLEERLLEKEHELKQVKRNLDESEGAIAQVFEGKQRLWEKEIEELKRLYAAKLLQVSQHAQHSQRSLHMQLHKAQQEKTQMQEEVENLRREGNQQAGARAKQPSPTLEETQWEVCQKSGEISLLKQQLRDSQAEVTQKLSEIFHLKTQLRETRMELCNKDSQIDALKLVLQGRRHQSCLFQTTQEEGKGAEENTSPGITGGSRGTTEERLRAELLLERRQNEAQAMAFEEERQTWQMEKDKVIRYQKELQANYIEMYHRNEALERELHQLRSEIERGGGGGRTGDIRSGTPERVDEKQEDRPASGLPWIEDRII from the exons ATGGCAACTTCAGTCCAGACTCTTCCTCTGACCCGTGGCCCCAGGAAAAATTTCCGTAACCCATTCCCTGCCTCCCTCCTCTCCTCCCACTGCAGGATGGGAAGCGTAGGCAGCCTGGTGGAGAGGCCTGATGTGTCTCCAACTAAAGGTAGCCGTGCAGTCCCTCAAGTGAGGCCCAAACAGTCAAATGGACTCCTGAAAAAGGGCTTCACCCAGAGAGAGCTTCTCAATTACCTCAACATCACCAG GAAGGAGCCCAAATCTAGCCCAAGCAGTGACAGAAAGAAGGACGTGATCTCCGGCTTCAGGTCTGTCAGTGCATGTGAGGacgacaacatatacacaaagatCTACAATAAAAACGGCACTGAAATTGACCTGACAAAGAACTCGCTGCCAACTGGTGGCAAGTATGAAAAG GCACGTTTTAGGTCTTCAGCCTTCAAGCCTGTCACGCCTAAAAACTTCAGCTCCATGCAAAACCTCTATCCATCTTCTAAGACAGAGGATGATGACCTCGGCCTTTCCAATGGGTTGAACAGAACCTATGCACATGCCTCTAAAGCTGTTTccacctcttcctcctcctcctcaccttCCCGTCATGGAGGACTGACATCAAGCAGTAGCAAG GCCCGCTCCTCAGTGCGTGGGATGAGCCAGGAGGAAGACAACCTGTCAGACTCGGGCCATAACTCCATGAGCAGCCTGCCGCCGTACCGACCTCCATTCCGTACACACCTCACTCACATCAG tgcATCTATGGGCCACATCAACACCATTGGCTCCCTGGACCGCACCTCTCTGGTGTCAAAGACCGTCGAGGCAGGGGGCGTGTCTGTCGGTGAGGCAGCAATGGCATGCCGCAGCATGGCGACACTTAGCCGTCTGGCTCCATATGGTGGGGAGGCTCCACCTCCTTATGAATGGACACTCTCAGTGTCTTTGGAGGATGTT gtacgtgatctggaagagCGCCTGCTGGAGAAAGAACATGAGCTGAAACAGGTGAAGAGAAACCTGGATGAGAGTGAGGGTGCCATCGCTCAG GTATTTGAGGGGAAGCAACGTCTGTGGGAGAAGGAGATCGAGGAACTGAAGCGCCTGTATGCGGCAAAGCTGCTTCAAGTTTCCCAGCATGCCCAGCATTCACAGCGGAGCCTGCACATGCAGCTGCACAAGGCCCAGCAGGAGAAGACTCAAATGCAAGAGGAGGTTGAGAACTTGAGAAGAGAAGGTAACCAGCAGGCTGGTGCCAGGGCAAAGCAACCCAGTCCTACACTGGAGGAGACGCAGTGGGAG GTGTGCCAAAAGTCAGGGGAGATCTCCTTGTTGAAGCAACAGTTGAGGGACTCCCAGGCAGAGGTGACCCAGAAACTGAGTGAGATCTTCCATCTGAAGACACAGCTTAGGGAGACCCGCATGGAGCTCTGTAACAAGGACAGCCAGATAGATGCATTAAAGCTGGTCCTGCAAGGTAGAAGACATCAGAGCTGCCTGTTTCAGACAACACAGGAAGAGGGAAAAGGAGCTGAAGAGAATACCTCACCTGGAATAACAG gagggtccaggggcacaaCAGAGGAGCGTCTGCGCGCAGAGCTTCTGCTGGAGCGACGGCAGAACGAGGCCCAGGCCATGGCTTTTGAAGAAGAACGGCAGACATGGCAGATGGAAAAGGACAAGGTCATCCGCTACCAGAAGGAGCTGCAGGCAAACTACATTGAGATGTACCACCGCAATGAAGCACTGGAGAGGGAGCTACACCAACTGAGATCAGAGATAgagcgaggaggaggaggaggaagaactgGAGACATTAGGAGTGGGACACCGGAAAGAGTGGACGAAAAACAAGAGGACAGACCTGCCTCTGGTTTGCCGTGGATAGAGGATCGAATCATCTGA
- the n4bp3 gene encoding NEDD4-binding protein 3-A isoform X3, with protein sequence MGSVGSLVERPDVSPTKGSRAVPQVRPKQSNGLLKKGFTQRELLNYLNITRKEPKSSPSSDRKKDVISGFRSVSACEDDNIYTKIYNKNGTEIDLTKNSLPTGGKYEKARFRSSAFKPVTPKNFSSMQNLYPSSKTEDDDLGLSNGLNRTYAHASKAVSTSSSSSSPSRHGGLTSSSSKARSSVRGMSQEEDNLSDSGHNSMSSLPPYRPPFRTHLTHISASMGHINTIGSLDRTSLVSKTVEAGGVSVGEAAMACRSMATLSRLAPYGGEAPPPYEWTLSVSLEDVVRDLEERLLEKEHELKQVKRNLDESEGAIAQVFEGKQRLWEKEIEELKRLYAAKLLQVSQHAQHSQRSLHMQLHKAQQEKTQMQEEVENLRREGNQQAGARAKQPSPTLEETQWEVCQKSGEISLLKQQLRDSQAEVTQKLSEIFHLKTQLRETRMELCNKDSQIDALKLVLQGRRHQSCLFQTTQEEGKGAEENTSPGITGGSRGTTEERLRAELLLERRQNEAQAMAFEEERQTWQMEKDKVIRYQKELQANYIEMYHRNEALERELHQLRSEIERGGGGGRTGDIRSGTPERVDEKQEDRPASGLPWIEDRII encoded by the exons ATGGGAAGCGTAGGCAGCCTGGTGGAGAGGCCTGATGTGTCTCCAACTAAAGGTAGCCGTGCAGTCCCTCAAGTGAGGCCCAAACAGTCAAATGGACTCCTGAAAAAGGGCTTCACCCAGAGAGAGCTTCTCAATTACCTCAACATCACCAG GAAGGAGCCCAAATCTAGCCCAAGCAGTGACAGAAAGAAGGACGTGATCTCCGGCTTCAGGTCTGTCAGTGCATGTGAGGacgacaacatatacacaaagatCTACAATAAAAACGGCACTGAAATTGACCTGACAAAGAACTCGCTGCCAACTGGTGGCAAGTATGAAAAG GCACGTTTTAGGTCTTCAGCCTTCAAGCCTGTCACGCCTAAAAACTTCAGCTCCATGCAAAACCTCTATCCATCTTCTAAGACAGAGGATGATGACCTCGGCCTTTCCAATGGGTTGAACAGAACCTATGCACATGCCTCTAAAGCTGTTTccacctcttcctcctcctcctcaccttCCCGTCATGGAGGACTGACATCAAGCAGTAGCAAG GCCCGCTCCTCAGTGCGTGGGATGAGCCAGGAGGAAGACAACCTGTCAGACTCGGGCCATAACTCCATGAGCAGCCTGCCGCCGTACCGACCTCCATTCCGTACACACCTCACTCACATCAG tgcATCTATGGGCCACATCAACACCATTGGCTCCCTGGACCGCACCTCTCTGGTGTCAAAGACCGTCGAGGCAGGGGGCGTGTCTGTCGGTGAGGCAGCAATGGCATGCCGCAGCATGGCGACACTTAGCCGTCTGGCTCCATATGGTGGGGAGGCTCCACCTCCTTATGAATGGACACTCTCAGTGTCTTTGGAGGATGTT gtacgtgatctggaagagCGCCTGCTGGAGAAAGAACATGAGCTGAAACAGGTGAAGAGAAACCTGGATGAGAGTGAGGGTGCCATCGCTCAG GTATTTGAGGGGAAGCAACGTCTGTGGGAGAAGGAGATCGAGGAACTGAAGCGCCTGTATGCGGCAAAGCTGCTTCAAGTTTCCCAGCATGCCCAGCATTCACAGCGGAGCCTGCACATGCAGCTGCACAAGGCCCAGCAGGAGAAGACTCAAATGCAAGAGGAGGTTGAGAACTTGAGAAGAGAAGGTAACCAGCAGGCTGGTGCCAGGGCAAAGCAACCCAGTCCTACACTGGAGGAGACGCAGTGGGAG GTGTGCCAAAAGTCAGGGGAGATCTCCTTGTTGAAGCAACAGTTGAGGGACTCCCAGGCAGAGGTGACCCAGAAACTGAGTGAGATCTTCCATCTGAAGACACAGCTTAGGGAGACCCGCATGGAGCTCTGTAACAAGGACAGCCAGATAGATGCATTAAAGCTGGTCCTGCAAGGTAGAAGACATCAGAGCTGCCTGTTTCAGACAACACAGGAAGAGGGAAAAGGAGCTGAAGAGAATACCTCACCTGGAATAACAG gagggtccaggggcacaaCAGAGGAGCGTCTGCGCGCAGAGCTTCTGCTGGAGCGACGGCAGAACGAGGCCCAGGCCATGGCTTTTGAAGAAGAACGGCAGACATGGCAGATGGAAAAGGACAAGGTCATCCGCTACCAGAAGGAGCTGCAGGCAAACTACATTGAGATGTACCACCGCAATGAAGCACTGGAGAGGGAGCTACACCAACTGAGATCAGAGATAgagcgaggaggaggaggaggaagaactgGAGACATTAGGAGTGGGACACCGGAAAGAGTGGACGAAAAACAAGAGGACAGACCTGCCTCTGGTTTGCCGTGGATAGAGGATCGAATCATCTGA